CAAGTATTTCGTGCAGCCAAACCTGTCACCGATCGACAAGAAGACCGGCCGGCCCACGGGCGTTGGTTCCGCCATCGGCCTGGAGTATCAGGTGCTGGACGACCTCCGCCATCCGGATGCGAAACTCGGCCGCAACGGCGACCGCACGCTGGCATCGCTCTACGATTTGATGCCGGCCGCCACGACCAAGCGGCCCAACCCGATTGGCGAATGGAACACCGCCCGCATCGTCGTGCGCGGCAACCACGTGCAGCACTGGCTCAACGGACAATTGGTGCTGGCCTACGATCGCGGCTCCCCGGAGTTCCGCGACGCCGTGGCCCTGAGCAAGTTCAAGAATATTCCCGACTTCGGTGAATGGGCGGACGGCCACATCCTGTTGCAGGAGCACGGCAACCAGGTTTCATTCCGCAACGTCAAGATTCACGTGCTGACCCGCTAATTGACACCCAGACACTCACGATTCATTCATGAAAGCATCCCAGTCTCCTTCGGTCATCACCACGCCCATGCGGCGTCGTTCCTTTCTCAAAGGCGTGCTGGCCACCGGCGCGCTCTCGGTGGTGGCGCCCCGCGCCTTGCTGGCCGCCCCGGGTGAAAAGGTGAAACTCGCCTGCTGCGGCATCGGCAACCGCGGGGCCGACGTCGTCAAGGCGCTGCACGCCACGGGGCTCGCCGAAGTGGTGGCGCTGTGCGACACGGACATGGGCGCGCCGCACACGCTCGGGGTGCTCAAGATGTTCCCGAATGTGCCGCGCTTCCAGGATTTCCGGCAGATGTTCGACAAGCTGGGCAAGGACATCGAGGCGGTCAGTGTCGCCGTGCCGGACTTCGCGCACTTCCCGATCGCGATGCTCGCGATGTCGCTCGGCAAGCACGTGTATTGCGAGAAGCCGATGGCGCACACGTTCCAGGAGGTGGAACTGATGATGCAGGCCGAGAAGAAATACAAGGTGGCCGCGCAGATGGGCAACCAGGGCCATTCGGAGGCGAATTACTTCCAGTTCAAGGCGTGGACCGAGGCGGGCATCATCAAGAACGTCACGAAGATCACGGCGTTCATGAACGGCGCGCGCCGCTGGCACGGCATGCATGTGGACGGCTATCTTCCCGTCCAGCCCGTGCCAGCTTCGCTGGACTGGGACGTCTGGCTGAACCACGCGCCGTTTCATCCCTACAACAAGGGCTACGTCAACGGCGACTGGCGTTCGTGGTATGAATTCGGCAACGGTGCGCTCGGCGACTGGGGCGCGCACATCTTCGACACGGCGCACCAGTTCCTGGATCTCGGATTGCCGGAGGAAATCGACGCCGTGAAACTCGACGGCTACAGCCCGCTTATTTTCCCGCAGGCCTCCACGCTGGCGTTCAAGTTCCCGGCGCGCAGTTCGATGCCGCCGCTGGAACTGACCTGGTATGACGGCGTCAAGAATCTGCCGCCGCTGCCGGCCGACTTCGGCGGCGCCGTGGTCGATCCGAATATTCCGCCGCCCACGGGCGGGAACGTCGGGCTGAAGTCCCTGCCGCCGGGCAAGGTGATTTACGGCGAAGGCCTGACCTTCAAGGGCGGCACGCACGGTTCCACGCTGCAGATTATTCCGGAGTCCAAGGCGAAGGAAATGGCGTCCAAGTTGCCGCCCGTGCCGAAGAGCCCGTCGAACCACTTCAAGAACTTCCTGCTCGCCTGCAAAGGTGAGGAAAAATGCCGGTCGTCGTTCGCCGTGGCCGGCCCGTTGAGCCAGGTGCTCGTGCTCGGTGTGCTGGCGCAGCGGATGAATACGAACCTCAAGTTCGACCGCGCGACGAAGCAGATTACGAACAACAAGACCGCGAACGCATTCCTGGTCGGTCCGCCGCCGCGCAAGGGCTGGGAGGAGTTCTACAAGCTCTAACGCGCCACCAGGCTGCGGACTGCTTCACACTTGTGGAGATCCTTGCCGTCACCGTGGTGCTGCTGGTCGCCGGTGTGGCGCTGCTGGTTCTCTGGCTCGGGGTGAGCTGGGGGTGGTGGCCGTCGCCGCGATGGGCGACGGTCGTCCGCATTCGCGAGGGCAAAGTCGTGGTGGTTCTTGGACAATTGCGAGCCACTACGCGTGAAGATGTTGCGGAAGTGCTTGCGTCGAGCGGCATCCGCAGGGGGTTCATTACGCTTTCCACAGCGGGCGAGGTGCGTTTTTTCCGAACCATTCCTCCGGGCTTGCACCAACGGCTGAGGAATGTGCTGTTGAATTGAGTGGTGTGGGAAACGCGCCACCGGACTGGCTGCCGCCGACGCCCGCTACTTCGCCGCGTTGGCGCCGGGATATTTCATCCGCATGGCGTAAAGCCCCTTGCTGGCCGTGATGAACAGCGTGCGATGGTCCTTCCCGCCGAAGCTGACGTTGGCGGTCCAGGCCTCCGGCACGTCAATGTGCTCGACTTGCCGGCCGTTTTTGTCGAACACGAACACGCCTTTGCCGGTGAGGAAGAGATTTCCCCCGGCGTCGAGCGTGATGCCGTCCGAACCCATGCTGCAAAAGAGCTTTTTGCCGGTCAATGAG
The window above is part of the Verrucomicrobiia bacterium genome. Proteins encoded here:
- a CDS encoding Gfo/Idh/MocA family oxidoreductase, translating into MKASQSPSVITTPMRRRSFLKGVLATGALSVVAPRALLAAPGEKVKLACCGIGNRGADVVKALHATGLAEVVALCDTDMGAPHTLGVLKMFPNVPRFQDFRQMFDKLGKDIEAVSVAVPDFAHFPIAMLAMSLGKHVYCEKPMAHTFQEVELMMQAEKKYKVAAQMGNQGHSEANYFQFKAWTEAGIIKNVTKITAFMNGARRWHGMHVDGYLPVQPVPASLDWDVWLNHAPFHPYNKGYVNGDWRSWYEFGNGALGDWGAHIFDTAHQFLDLGLPEEIDAVKLDGYSPLIFPQASTLAFKFPARSSMPPLELTWYDGVKNLPPLPADFGGAVVDPNIPPPTGGNVGLKSLPPGKVIYGEGLTFKGGTHGSTLQIIPESKAKEMASKLPPVPKSPSNHFKNFLLACKGEEKCRSSFAVAGPLSQVLVLGVLAQRMNTNLKFDRATKQITNNKTANAFLVGPPPRKGWEEFYKL